Part of the Caballeronia sp. SL2Y3 genome is shown below.
CCAGATGCTTGAACTCGGCCTTCGCGGCGGAGAACAGTTCTTCGACGCGCTTGATGTGGTCGTCCATCGAGCCGCCGACATCCAGCAGCATCAGCACTTTCACGTTGTTGTGACGCTCGGGCACCATCTTGATGTCGAGCCAGCCCGCGTTCGCCGCGGTGCTGCGGATGGTGTCGGGCAGATCCAGCTCTTCGGCCGCGCCTTCGCGCGCGAAGCGCCGCAAGCGCCGCAGCGCGACCTTGATGTTGCGCGTGCCGATTTCCACCTGATCGTCGTAATCGCGAAACGCGCGTTCGTCCCACACCTTGACCGCCGTGCGATTGCCCGCCGATTCCCCGCCGATGCGGATGCCCTCCGGGTTATAGCCGCCATGCCCGAACGGCGACGTGCCGCCGGTGCCGATCCACTTGTTGCCGCCTTCGTGCCGTTCCTTCTGCTCGTCCATCAGCTCTTTGAGGCGCTCCATGAGCTTGTCGAGCCCGCCCAACGCCTCGATGCGCTTCTTCTCCTCCGGCGTGAACTCGCGGTCGAGCCGCTTCTTGAGCCAGTCGAGCGGAATGTCGAACGCTTCGTCGGGCAACTGCGTGACGCCATGGAAGTACGCGCCGAACGCGCGGTCGAACTTGTCGAAGTACTTTTCGTCCTTCACGAGCGTCATGCGCGCGAGGAAATAGAACTCGTCGAGCGACGGCGAGATGACCTGCGCCTTCAGCGCTTCGAGCAGCGTCAGGTATTCCTTCACCGACACGGGCAGCTTTGCGTCGCGCAGCGAGTAGAAGAAGTCGATCAGCATGGCGCGCTTTCCTTCGTGACGTGGATCAGCGGTCGAGCCGGTGCGTGAGATGCGCGCGCACGGCCGGCCATTCCGATTCGATGATCGAGAACACGACGGTATCGCGATACGCGCCGTCCCGGCCGATCTGGTGATTGCGCAGAATGCCGTCCTGCTTGGCGCCGAGCCGCGCGATGGCCGCGCGCGACTGGTGGTTCATGAAATGCGTCCGGAACTCCACGGCGATGGCCTTCAGTTGCTCGAAAGCATGGCCGAGCAGCAGGCGCTTCGCTTCGGTGTTGAGCGCGGTGCGCTGCACGCGCCTGGCGTACCACGTATGGCCGATTTCGAGCCGCCGATGCACCGCTTCGACGTTGAAATAGCGCGTGGAGCCGACTACATCGCCTGTCTTCGCATCGATGACCGCGAACGGATGGGCGCCGAGCCGGTCGCGCATGTCGATGGCCGCGTCGATATAGGCGCGCGCCGTATCGGGCGAAGGCACGCTCGTGTACCAGAGCTTCCAGAGCTCGCCGTCGGCGGCGGCGGCCGCGAGCCCCTGTTCGTGCTCGACGGTCAGCGGCACCAGTTTCACGTGCTCGCCTTCGAGCGTGACGGGTTCGATCCAGCGGCTCATGCGTGGTTTCCTTTTCTTGGCGTGCTGATCAGCGGTTGTGGCGGTTCATGTACAAGAGCCGCTCGAAGAGCGCGACGTCCTGTTCGTTCTTGAGCAGCGCGCCGTGCAGCGGCGGCACGATCTGCTTCTGATCCGACGACTGCAACGCCTCGGGCGGAATGTCCTCGGCGAGCAGGAGCTTCAGCCAGTCGAGCAGTTCGGATGTCGATGGCTTCTTCTTGAGCCCCGATACGTTGCGCAATTCGAAGAAGCTCTGCATCGCGGCAGCGAGCAGGTCCTGCTTGATGCCGGGGAAGTGCACTTCGACGATGTCCTTCATCGTCGAGGCATCGGGGAACTTGATGTAGTGGAAGAAGCAGCGGCGCAAAAACGCGTCCGGCAGTTCCTTCTCGTTGTTCGACGTGATGATGACGAGCGGCCGATGCTTCGCCTTCACGAGCTCGCGCGTCTCGTAGACGTAGAACTCCATGCGGTCGAGTTCGCGCAGCAGGTCGTTCGGAAACTCGATGTCGGCCTTGTCGATCTCGTCGATCAGGAGCACCGATTGCCGGTCCGACTCGAACGCCTGCCACAGCACGCCCTTCACGATGTAATTGCGGATGTCCTTCACGCGCTCGTCGCCCAGCTGCGAATCGCGCAGGCGCGAGACGGCGTCGTATTCGTAGAGACCTTGCTGTGCCTTCGTCGTGGACTTGATGTGCCATTGCAAAAGCGGCATGCCGAGCGCGCCCGCGACTTCCTCGGCGAGCATGGTCTTGCCGGTGCCGGGTTCGCCCTTGATGAGCAAGGGGCGCTCTAGCGTCATCGCGGCGTTCACCGCGAGCTTGAGGTCGTCCGTTGCGACGTATTGCGATGAGCCTTCGAAGCGCATGACGAAGATTCGGTGAGGAAAAAAATCCCAGTATAAGTCAGAAGCCCTGTTGCGACGGACGCCTCGCCGGTATCGTTGCAGCCGCCTGCGACAGGGCTGCAAAGGAGCCCCGGCAGTGCTGCATGCCGCTTGCTGAGAACACGCTGTGAAGCGAGACGAGCCCGGCGTACAGAGGCGAATTGTCGCAGGGCGAGAAGGCGTCTTTCAGCCGGTTCCCATTGCCAGAGGCGGCTCTGCGCTATCTCGGAGAATGGACGCTAGGGTGGTCGCGCGGTACAATTAGCCCGATTTTTTTGGCCTGCGCGGCCGGGCGGCCGCATTTAGGTGCGCATGCGCCGCTTGCGAAGCAGTGAAAGGCAGCAAACAGTCCCGAGAAGGTTGTGATGCGCTCGGCGCGGGCCGCGGCTTTCGAGCGCCGGTTTTCCCCTCATGCTAGGTTACAAGCTATGAACTATTTCGTCGGCAAACTTGCCGTGATTGCAGTGCTGTCCGGTCTTGCCGGCTTCGCGACCCAGGCGTCGGCCGACGTCGTGGGCAATGCAAAGGCCGCAGAGGGCAAGGTCGCGATGTGCATCGGCTGCCACGGCATTCCCGGCTATCGCACGGCTTACCCCGAGGTCTACGAGGTGCCGATGCTGGGCGGTCAGAACGCGCAGTACATTGCCAACGCGCTGCACGCCTACAAGAAGGGCGACCGCCACTTCGACACCATGCGCGCCATTGCGGTGACGCTCTCGGATCAGGATATCGCGGATATCGCCGCGTACTACGCCGCGCAGACGCCGCAGTCGAAGAACAACCCCGACAAGTAATCCCCGTTGCCGCGATCGAGCGGGTCGAAGCGCCCGCCGCCGTGACAGGACAATCCGATGCACGGCAGTCCGACAACGCAGGCAGTCATCATCTTGCATGGGACCGGGTTCAGGCGCCGCGCCTCGAAAACCGGTCGACAGGAGAATTCATGAAGCCCTATCAGGCACAGTCGCAGGCACAGTCGCAGGCACAGTCTCAGGCATTTCGGTTCAGCTTCAAGGCAGCATGCGCTGCCGCCGCGATCATCGGCTCGGCGGCGTTCAGCACGGCGCACGCAGCGGATGCGGGCAACGGCAAGGTGCTTTCCGAAAGCCACAACTGCGCGGCCTGCCACGGCCCCGGCCTCAACAAGCCGGTGAGCGGCGAATATCCGAAGCTGGCCGGCCAGCATGCGACCTACATTTACTGGGCGCTGCGCCAGTATCAGATGGGCAACGGCAACCCGAACTTCGGTCGCAACAACGCGATCATGGCCGCGCAGGTGCAGAACCTGTCGCAAAGCGATCTGAAGGACATTGCCGCATACATCGAATCGCTCGATGGCAGTCTCGTGCTGAAGAAGTAAGCGCGTCGCCGCATCGTAGGAAACGAAACACCCCGCTCTCGCGGGGTGTTTTCGTTTGGGCGCGTGGTGTTTGGATCGTCAGTCGCGCGTCAGTCGCGCGAAGCCCGCCGCTCGATGAGCGCGAGGTACGCGTCCGTATCCGGCGGCGTGTTGCTGCGCTGTGCTTCCCAGATAACCTGACCGAGGCATTCCATGATGGCGTGCTGCGCGTCGTGCGGCGAGCCGAGGCGCGCGACGAGCTTGTCGTGCGCGCGGCGAATGCCCGGCGGCTGGTCGATCGACAACTGCTCGCTGATGGCGAGATGCATCGACAGGTGCAGGAACGGATTGGTGCGGCCCGCGTCGGGCGAATAGTCCGCCTGCCGCGCGTCGGGGTCCGCAAGTTCGGCCTGATACTCGGGATGCTCGCGGATCCAGTCGGCGGCCATGCTTTCGAGCGGCGTCAGGATTTCGCCCGCGCGCTCCTTACGCCACGTCTCGGTGAAGAACTGGCGGACTTCGTCGCGACTAGGGTTGAACATGAGAGTGGGGTTCGGCTCGGGAATTCATCATTGTAGATCGCGGCGGCATGTCGCCGCTCGATCCGCAGGCGACGTGTCACTCGGCAGGCGGCGGCGTCTTCGGCCGATATTCGCACAGCGGCTCGATCGCGCAATGCCAGCATTCCGGCACGCGCGCCTTGCAGACGTATCGGCCGTGCAGAATGAGCCAGTGATGCGCGTCCTGAATGAACTCTTTCGGCACGTGCTTTTCGAGCGCCGCTTCCACCGCGCGCACGTCCTTGCCGGGCGCGATGCCCGTGCGATTCGCGACGCGAAAGATGTGCGTGTCGACTGCGATCGTCGGTTGCCCGAACGCAATGTTCAGCACGACATTCGCTGTCTTGCGTCCGACGCCCGGCAGCCCTTCGAGCGCCTCGCGATTGTCCGGCACTTGTCCGCCGTATTGTTCGACGAGGATGCGGCACGTCGCGATCACGTTCTTCGCTTTCGTTCGATAAAGCCCGATCGTGCGGATGTATTCCGTCACGCCTTCTTCGCCGAGCGCGAGCACCTTCTCCGGCGTATTCGCCACCGGAAACATCTTGCGCATGGCCTTGTTGACGGAGACATCCGTGGCCTGCGCCGACAGCATCACGGCAATCAGCAGTTCGAACGGTGTCGTGTATTCGAGCTCGGTCTTCGGATGCGGATCGATGCTCTGCAGCGTTTCGAAGATGGCGCGGCGCTTCTTCGCGTTCATTGCGTCGTGTCTGAATCGGTCTCGTTTGTATCGCCGCCTGCATCGCTCGCGCGGCTCGCGTGTTCCACGAGGCCGATGCGTTTGCGGCGAGCTTCGGCGGCGTCGATCTGCGCCTGCACTGCGGCGCTGACATGCTCCATGTTCTTCGGACCTGCGCCGAGCTTGGCCATTTCTTCTTTCTTCTTGCGCGCGCGTTCGAGCGCGGCCTGAATGATGGCGCGTTTCTTCGCTTCAGCGTCTTCCGTCGATGCGGGCGGCATAGCCGATGCGGCAGCGGCCGCTGTCTGCGCTGCGCGCGACGCCTGCCGCGCGGACGCTTTCGCTTCGGCCTGCGTGCGTTCGCGTTCGAGCCGCGCGAGGCGCCGGTCGTGCCGCGTGCGCGCCGCATCCGCT
Proteins encoded:
- a CDS encoding VWA domain-containing protein; translation: MLIDFFYSLRDAKLPVSVKEYLTLLEALKAQVISPSLDEFYFLARMTLVKDEKYFDKFDRAFGAYFHGVTQLPDEAFDIPLDWLKKRLDREFTPEEKKRIEALGGLDKLMERLKELMDEQKERHEGGNKWIGTGGTSPFGHGGYNPEGIRIGGESAGNRTAVKVWDERAFRDYDDQVEIGTRNIKVALRRLRRFAREGAAEELDLPDTIRSTAANAGWLDIKMVPERHNNVKVLMLLDVGGSMDDHIKRVEELFSAAKAEFKHLEFYYFHNCVYDYLWKNNRRRHTERTPTFDVLHKFTPDYKLIFVGDATMSPYEVLQPGGSVEYNNAEAGAVWLRRLADQFPHHAWLNPEPERLWEYRQSISAIRHVLGNRMYALTLSGLESAMRALSK
- a CDS encoding GNAT family N-acetyltransferase, whose protein sequence is MSRWIEPVTLEGEHVKLVPLTVEHEQGLAAAAADGELWKLWYTSVPSPDTARAYIDAAIDMRDRLGAHPFAVIDAKTGDVVGSTRYFNVEAVHRRLEIGHTWYARRVQRTALNTEAKRLLLGHAFEQLKAIAVEFRTHFMNHQSRAAIARLGAKQDGILRNHQIGRDGAYRDTVVFSIIESEWPAVRAHLTHRLDR
- a CDS encoding MoxR family ATPase; translation: MRFEGSSQYVATDDLKLAVNAAMTLERPLLIKGEPGTGKTMLAEEVAGALGMPLLQWHIKSTTKAQQGLYEYDAVSRLRDSQLGDERVKDIRNYIVKGVLWQAFESDRQSVLLIDEIDKADIEFPNDLLRELDRMEFYVYETRELVKAKHRPLVIITSNNEKELPDAFLRRCFFHYIKFPDASTMKDIVEVHFPGIKQDLLAAAMQSFFELRNVSGLKKKPSTSELLDWLKLLLAEDIPPEALQSSDQKQIVPPLHGALLKNEQDVALFERLLYMNRHNR
- a CDS encoding c-type cytochrome, coding for MNYFVGKLAVIAVLSGLAGFATQASADVVGNAKAAEGKVAMCIGCHGIPGYRTAYPEVYEVPMLGGQNAQYIANALHAYKKGDRHFDTMRAIAVTLSDQDIADIAAYYAAQTPQSKNNPDK
- a CDS encoding c-type cytochrome, with the translated sequence MKPYQAQSQAQSQAQSQAFRFSFKAACAAAAIIGSAAFSTAHAADAGNGKVLSESHNCAACHGPGLNKPVSGEYPKLAGQHATYIYWALRQYQMGNGNPNFGRNNAIMAAQVQNLSQSDLKDIAAYIESLDGSLVLKK
- a CDS encoding DUF1841 family protein — its product is MFNPSRDEVRQFFTETWRKERAGEILTPLESMAADWIREHPEYQAELADPDARQADYSPDAGRTNPFLHLSMHLAISEQLSIDQPPGIRRAHDKLVARLGSPHDAQHAIMECLGQVIWEAQRSNTPPDTDAYLALIERRASRD
- the nth gene encoding endonuclease III, with the protein product MNAKKRRAIFETLQSIDPHPKTELEYTTPFELLIAVMLSAQATDVSVNKAMRKMFPVANTPEKVLALGEEGVTEYIRTIGLYRTKAKNVIATCRILVEQYGGQVPDNREALEGLPGVGRKTANVVLNIAFGQPTIAVDTHIFRVANRTGIAPGKDVRAVEAALEKHVPKEFIQDAHHWLILHGRYVCKARVPECWHCAIEPLCEYRPKTPPPAE